One genomic window of Aquificaceae bacterium includes the following:
- a CDS encoding AAA family ATPase, with protein sequence MRFVQKLLRRKEREEEKLLKVTSPKGELTLYPEDFLEKDPDARIEEFWVDAMDVSEDGYWLLVGRRHGLLQLYDWRGRIHRLPSRPPAQVVTDILFRGRYLALITPPYLVVYLLEDTRNPQTWKSFRTTQEGLRASAGLDLQGNLLAYGVVGERIYVIDISGGFGSEGLDFKSAFSYSDAQIGELRLLRFIGGNRLLLSGTKGVALYDLGGKLLRRLEHASGRAVLPLRDRVLLSENRSLFLYDTQLEGPLQSLSTPINIAHVDMSPDGDFIFLADAEENRMGLVYMPGFEFIHTFDGFGYSVVRVSPDGTIYTCEYRDEEDRRLYSLRSISTNLTDYLYDRDRQSQMVKRAEDELKSLKNRLRKSNRQVDFKELEEYRRLISMDAPIRKLRELILQAQQMVEEANFEAFVRDVEERIRQGSVSAEDLREVEARLKLEEEERAKRLKALKESLENYFQKAMQEHLQRVREAISNLHSDDVRDFEALEEVRKAREFINRLPGAFSQQGQSQLLKIFQEKILQDRLNRYRIRIEDSRVIFGSEDFPRFSGEKRRLRWRIKVEDRVILQERVYARVAFEREDGVLVEPKRYPNLIPQEELKTLPLWTRRYLSHLNGLFSYEPYRLPLFVSYEETPWFVRNLERFASLLKEQLMYSEGILILEGDAGVGKNFLVEVFSALTNRPLYIIPCNSKMEKEDITFVYEFDPRRGTKRAYSDLVKALQTPGAVIYFDEINTLPAGMVKLFNPLFDYRRYLTLPTGEVIKAQREVVLVGGMNPQHYLGVSELPQDIKSRADIIFIDYPPFEDERGIFHPDEAIILKDQVPELSRLSLEEFLYLWHWVVNGLRVMPVEGQEELERHIWKIFELLKIANAIRSAYRSYQTQQSEEPVDFVFSIRDTIRCARRLNRYENVKSLVLETILPKVGSPLEKEIIKSIVERV encoded by the coding sequence ATGCGTTTTGTTCAAAAGCTTCTTCGCAGAAAGGAAAGGGAAGAAGAAAAGCTGCTAAAGGTCACAAGTCCAAAGGGTGAGCTGACCCTCTACCCTGAAGACTTTCTTGAGAAGGACCCGGACGCACGCATAGAGGAGTTCTGGGTGGATGCCATGGATGTTTCCGAAGATGGATACTGGCTCCTTGTGGGGAGGAGGCACGGACTCCTGCAACTCTATGACTGGAGGGGCAGGATTCACAGACTGCCCTCAAGACCACCAGCTCAGGTCGTGACAGACATACTCTTTAGAGGCAGATATCTTGCACTCATAACGCCACCTTATCTGGTTGTTTACCTCCTTGAGGATACGAGGAACCCGCAGACATGGAAAAGCTTCAGAACCACCCAGGAAGGGCTGAGAGCATCCGCAGGACTTGACCTTCAGGGAAATCTGCTGGCCTATGGCGTTGTGGGCGAGAGAATCTATGTTATAGACATATCCGGAGGCTTCGGTTCGGAGGGTCTTGACTTCAAGAGCGCCTTTTCTTACTCAGATGCGCAGATAGGGGAGCTCAGGCTTCTGAGGTTTATAGGCGGGAATAGACTGCTTCTGTCTGGCACAAAAGGGGTTGCCCTTTATGACCTTGGGGGAAAGTTGCTAAGAAGGCTTGAGCATGCCTCAGGCAGGGCAGTTCTCCCTCTCAGGGACAGAGTTCTCCTCTCAGAGAACAGGAGCCTTTTCCTTTATGATACACAGCTTGAGGGGCCCCTTCAGAGCCTGAGCACGCCCATAAACATAGCCCATGTGGATATGTCTCCAGATGGAGACTTTATCTTCCTTGCAGATGCAGAGGAGAACAGGATGGGGCTTGTTTATATGCCAGGTTTTGAGTTTATCCACACTTTTGATGGCTTTGGTTACTCGGTTGTGAGAGTGTCTCCTGACGGGACCATATACACCTGTGAATACAGGGATGAAGAGGATAGAAGGCTTTACAGCCTGAGAAGTATAAGCACAAACCTTACAGACTATCTTTACGATAGAGACAGGCAGTCTCAAATGGTAAAGAGGGCAGAAGATGAACTGAAAAGCCTGAAAAACAGGCTTAGAAAATCAAACAGGCAAGTAGACTTCAAGGAGCTTGAGGAATACAGAAGGCTAATCTCCATGGATGCACCCATAAGAAAGTTAAGGGAGCTGATACTTCAGGCACAGCAAATGGTGGAGGAGGCAAATTTTGAAGCCTTTGTTAGGGATGTGGAGGAAAGAATAAGGCAAGGCAGTGTGAGTGCGGAAGACCTGAGGGAGGTGGAGGCAAGGCTAAAACTGGAGGAAGAAGAAAGAGCCAAGAGGCTGAAAGCACTCAAAGAAAGCCTTGAGAACTACTTCCAGAAAGCCATGCAGGAACACCTGCAGAGGGTAAGAGAAGCAATAAGCAATCTTCATAGCGATGATGTGAGGGACTTTGAAGCCCTTGAAGAGGTAAGAAAGGCAAGGGAGTTTATAAATAGACTACCGGGTGCTTTCAGCCAGCAGGGACAATCTCAGCTCCTCAAGATTTTTCAGGAAAAGATACTTCAGGACAGGTTAAACAGATACAGAATAAGGATTGAAGATTCAAGGGTGATATTTGGTTCTGAGGACTTTCCCAGGTTTTCCGGGGAAAAAAGGAGGCTCAGGTGGAGAATAAAGGTGGAGGACAGAGTTATACTTCAGGAAAGGGTTTACGCAAGGGTAGCCTTTGAAAGAGAGGATGGTGTGCTGGTTGAACCCAAAAGATACCCTAACCTTATTCCTCAGGAGGAGCTGAAGACTCTTCCACTGTGGACAAGAAGATACCTGTCCCACCTTAACGGGCTTTTTTCTTATGAGCCCTACAGGCTTCCACTCTTTGTCTCCTATGAGGAAACTCCATGGTTTGTAAGGAACCTGGAAAGGTTTGCCTCTCTTTTAAAGGAACAGCTCATGTATTCTGAAGGTATTCTTATACTTGAAGGAGACGCCGGCGTCGGTAAGAACTTCCTTGTGGAGGTCTTCTCTGCTCTTACCAATAGACCTCTCTACATCATACCCTGCAATTCAAAAATGGAAAAGGAAGACATAACCTTTGTTTACGAGTTTGACCCCAGAAGGGGGACAAAGAGGGCATACTCAGACCTTGTGAAGGCGCTTCAGACTCCGGGTGCGGTAATATACTTTGACGAGATAAACACCCTTCCTGCAGGCATGGTAAAGCTCTTCAACCCCCTTTTTGATTACAGAAGATACCTCACCCTTCCCACCGGCGAAGTCATAAAGGCACAGAGAGAGGTGGTGCTCGTAGGAGGTATGAACCCTCAGCACTATCTTGGAGTTTCAGAGCTCCCGCAGGATATAAAGTCAAGGGCGGACATTATCTTCATAGACTATCCACCTTTTGAAGATGAGAGGGGTATTTTCCATCCTGACGAGGCAATAATACTCAAGGACCAGGTGCCTGAGCTTTCACGGCTCAGCCTTGAAGAGTTTCTATACCTCTGGCACTGGGTTGTAAACGGGCTCAGAGTCATGCCTGTTGAAGGACAGGAGGAACTGGAAAGACACATCTGGAAAATCTTCGAGCTTCTGAAGATAGCCAATGCAATAAGAAGTGCCTACAGAAGCTACCAGACACAGCAGTCTGAAGAGCCCGTTGACTTTGTGTTTTCCATAAGGGACACTATAAGATGTGCCAGAAGGCTTAACAGGTATGAGAATGTAAAAAGCCTCGTGCTGGAAACAATACTGCCAAAGGTTGGCTCACCCCTTGAAAAGGAAATAATAAAAAGCATAGTGGAAAGAGTATAA
- a CDS encoding ribonuclease E/G, which yields MAKRLIVLSSEELFISFLIDGDTTYRISAEPRGGQRLLESIFKGRVKRLARGMDGVFVDIGMGKDAFLPLRGESYRVGDSLIVQMVREVEGEKGAKLTTNIKLVGKYLIYFPRGRDIKCSSKLQEEEKEGLCSLMESELKEEGVIIRSSALKADPESIRGELHKLREQWQWVQKKAKALKKPQIILEEYPSYIKLIRDYWQEIEEIVSDNTVVWNNIASFLEEFEPELLKKNLYLKDPTVYVHKYRLYDTLKGIFNKVVWLRGGGYIVIEETEAFTIIDVNSGEPAGSCHEENALKTNLEAVKEIARQIILRDIGGIILVDFIDMKKQENRNLVINSMLSAFGEEACGITIYGFTKLGILELSRRKTGRSVTKTLSEQCPVCSGRGYIKSSSLFLLELQKELPPHHQRTIELQVHPLRYEGVSKALQAKGLMHVRLSKNQETGINTYSISHA from the coding sequence ATGGCAAAGAGGCTGATAGTTCTGTCCTCAGAGGAGCTGTTTATTTCCTTTTTAATAGATGGAGACACCACTTACAGGATAAGCGCTGAACCAAGGGGAGGGCAGAGGCTCTTAGAGAGCATATTCAAAGGCAGGGTAAAGAGGCTCGCAAGGGGTATGGACGGCGTCTTTGTGGACATAGGCATGGGTAAGGATGCCTTTTTACCACTCAGAGGCGAGAGCTACAGGGTGGGGGACAGCCTGATAGTGCAGATGGTGAGGGAAGTTGAAGGTGAAAAGGGAGCAAAGCTCACTACAAACATAAAGCTGGTGGGAAAATATCTCATTTACTTTCCCAGAGGCAGGGATATAAAGTGCTCCAGCAAATTACAGGAGGAGGAAAAGGAAGGCCTCTGCAGCCTGATGGAAAGCGAGCTTAAAGAGGAGGGCGTCATAATAAGAAGCTCTGCCCTGAAGGCAGACCCGGAAAGCATAAGGGGGGAATTACATAAGCTCAGGGAGCAGTGGCAGTGGGTCCAGAAGAAGGCAAAAGCCCTCAAAAAACCCCAGATAATCCTTGAAGAATACCCCAGCTACATAAAGCTCATAAGGGACTACTGGCAGGAGATAGAAGAAATTGTCTCAGACAACACAGTGGTATGGAACAACATAGCCTCCTTTCTTGAAGAATTTGAACCGGAGTTGCTCAAGAAGAACCTTTACCTCAAGGACCCTACAGTCTATGTGCACAAATACAGGCTTTACGATACTCTTAAAGGTATATTTAACAAGGTGGTATGGCTCAGGGGTGGTGGATACATAGTGATAGAAGAAACAGAAGCCTTTACCATAATAGACGTGAACAGTGGAGAACCCGCCGGTTCATGCCATGAAGAGAACGCACTGAAGACAAACCTTGAAGCGGTAAAGGAAATAGCAAGACAGATAATACTCAGAGATATAGGTGGTATAATTCTTGTTGACTTTATAGACATGAAAAAACAGGAGAACAGGAACCTTGTCATAAACAGTATGCTTTCAGCCTTTGGAGAGGAGGCATGCGGTATCACCATATATGGCTTTACTAAGCTGGGTATTCTGGAGCTATCAAGGAGAAAAACAGGCAGAAGTGTAACAAAGACCCTTTCAGAACAGTGTCCTGTCTGTTCCGGCAGAGGCTACATAAAAAGTTCATCTCTTTTCCTGCTTGAGCTTCAAAAGGAGCTTCCCCCGCACCATCAGAGAACCATTGAGCTGCAGGTGCATCCCCTCAGATACGAAGGCGTGAGTAAAGCCCTGCAGGCAAAAGGACTCATGCACGTGCGGCTGAGTAAAAACCAGGAAACTGGTATAAACACATACAGCATAAGCCATGCGTAA
- the bamD gene encoding outer membrane protein assembly factor BamD, which translates to MRKLLVLLLLLLVGCAKMTEEKRARLAVESYSQGMSAYARKDYREAISKLSEALKYLENLTPEQIKSAKYAIGESYYLRKDYINAIVYLEDFLFYYPESPEAEKVYFMVVESYMKVAPDAYRDQSYTLKAIDKAKEFLSKYPNSPYGDRVMELIDNAQTKIARHEYLIGRFYEDFGYYYSASLRYRNLLVNFPQQVSEAEVLYRYIKSLLLTREQAKRQELKYRKWIESAKKELSSTRSEDDRRAIQKRIDFLTGEIERWKNLADTSRQEGLKQLETYRQVYGENLYYRELKKYAGQ; encoded by the coding sequence ATGCGTAAACTTCTGGTTCTTCTTCTACTCTTGCTGGTTGGCTGTGCCAAGATGACGGAGGAAAAGAGGGCAAGGCTTGCAGTAGAGAGCTATTCTCAGGGTATGTCTGCCTACGCAAGAAAGGATTACAGAGAAGCCATAAGCAAGCTCTCGGAAGCCCTCAAATATTTAGAAAACCTGACACCAGAGCAGATAAAGTCTGCAAAGTATGCCATAGGGGAGAGTTATTACCTCCGAAAGGATTACATAAATGCCATAGTTTACCTTGAGGATTTTCTCTTCTACTATCCAGAAAGTCCGGAAGCGGAGAAGGTATACTTTATGGTGGTGGAGAGCTACATGAAGGTAGCACCCGATGCATACAGAGACCAGAGCTACACCCTCAAAGCCATAGACAAGGCGAAGGAGTTTCTCAGCAAGTATCCAAACAGCCCTTACGGAGACAGGGTCATGGAGCTCATAGACAATGCACAGACAAAAATAGCAAGGCACGAATACCTTATAGGCAGGTTCTATGAAGACTTTGGCTACTACTATTCTGCCTCACTCAGATACAGAAACCTTCTTGTGAACTTTCCACAGCAGGTCTCCGAAGCAGAGGTTCTCTACAGGTATATAAAGTCCCTTCTCCTTACGAGAGAGCAGGCAAAAAGACAGGAGTTAAAATACAGAAAATGGATAGAATCTGCAAAAAAGGAGCTCAGCTCCACCAGGTCCGAGGATGACAGAAGGGCAATACAGAAGAGAATTGATTTCCTGACAGGGGAGATAGAAAGGTGGAAAAACCTGGCGGATACAAGCCGTCAGGAAGGGCTAAAACAACTGGAAACATACAGACAGGTATATGGAGAGAACCTTTACTATAGAGAACTTAAAAAGTATGCAGGACAGTAG
- the rsfS gene encoding ribosome silencing factor, translating to MQDSRELLKRLKNLLEEKKAEDVVILDVSKQTNIADYFVIATANSAVHAKALLKHLTEELEKMGIRPDHVEGAEDANWILLDLIDIIVHVFLREWREYYDLEWLYSSAERVNL from the coding sequence ATGCAGGACAGTAGGGAGCTCTTAAAAAGGTTGAAAAATCTGTTAGAGGAAAAAAAGGCTGAGGATGTAGTAATTCTTGATGTTTCAAAACAAACGAACATAGCAGACTACTTTGTGATAGCCACAGCAAACTCTGCTGTGCATGCAAAAGCTCTTCTAAAACATCTTACCGAAGAGCTTGAAAAGATGGGTATCAGACCGGACCATGTGGAAGGTGCTGAAGATGCAAACTGGATACTTCTGGACCTTATTGATATAATAGTTCATGTGTTTTTAAGGGAGTGGAGGGAATACTATGACCTTGAATGGCTCTACTCCAGTGCGGAGAGGGTAAACCTATGA
- a CDS encoding lipopolysaccharide assembly protein LapA domain-containing protein: MSVVKLLILIALLIIFLLFIAQNAAYVEVRFFYITYSIPMFVLLLSSFALGFLFPSLYFLLREAVIKRRLHGLEEGLKELSRGYLGRAERLLLSAGKSLEAVRWLVAEIMGEQGRLEELRSFNGASSASVGEIMLKEGRLQEAEERFLQALSRDAENLRVLKGLRDVNALKEDWEGALEYEEKVFDLCERWEREKQKGVRAEIMTMLYLKKGEERLIEKALDLNPSPFVYSVYIRHLLSQDRLKDARKSWEKVFSLGYQEEVLWNLLEDEEGLTKLLPVVEAKAESIDPNILSMVYIRLNLFSKARSLEDRLKAPLKALLYSSQSHREQDRYCLHSLKELLRPFVCSCGRAYNTYRPLCAGCMKWGEIKFRRELDAGGP; encoded by the coding sequence ATGAGTGTTGTAAAACTGCTCATACTTATAGCCCTTCTGATAATCTTCCTCCTCTTCATAGCTCAGAACGCTGCCTATGTGGAGGTCCGTTTTTTTTATATAACCTACAGCATACCAATGTTTGTGCTTCTGCTTTCCAGCTTTGCCCTTGGCTTCCTGTTCCCTTCCCTCTACTTTCTTCTGAGGGAAGCGGTGATAAAAAGGCGGCTTCATGGACTGGAAGAGGGCCTGAAAGAGCTATCAAGGGGCTATCTTGGCAGGGCGGAGAGACTGCTCCTTTCCGCCGGAAAATCCCTTGAGGCAGTAAGGTGGCTTGTGGCAGAGATTATGGGTGAGCAAGGAAGGCTTGAGGAACTCAGAAGCTTTAATGGTGCATCCTCCGCCAGCGTAGGGGAGATTATGCTTAAGGAGGGAAGACTGCAGGAAGCCGAAGAAAGGTTTCTTCAGGCACTTTCCAGGGATGCTGAAAACCTCAGGGTTCTTAAGGGGCTCAGAGATGTTAATGCCTTAAAAGAGGACTGGGAAGGGGCCCTTGAATATGAAGAAAAGGTATTTGACCTGTGCGAGCGATGGGAAAGGGAAAAACAGAAAGGTGTCAGGGCTGAGATTATGACCATGCTCTACCTTAAAAAGGGGGAGGAAAGGCTCATAGAAAAGGCCCTTGACCTTAACCCCTCACCTTTTGTCTACTCGGTTTACATAAGACACCTTCTGTCTCAGGACAGGCTAAAGGATGCCAGAAAAAGCTGGGAAAAGGTTTTTTCTCTGGGATATCAGGAAGAAGTGCTCTGGAACCTCCTTGAAGATGAAGAAGGACTCACAAAATTGCTACCTGTGGTGGAAGCAAAGGCAGAATCCATAGACCCCAACATTCTCTCCATGGTTTACATTAGGCTCAACCTCTTCAGCAAGGCAAGGAGTCTGGAGGACAGGCTCAAAGCTCCATTAAAGGCCCTCCTTTACAGCTCTCAGTCTCACAGGGAACAGGACAGGTATTGCCTGCATAGCCTGAAAGAACTTTTAAGACCCTTTGTATGTTCTTGCGGAAGGGCTTATAATACTTACAGACCTTTGTGTGCCGGGTGTATGAAATGGGGAGAGATAAAGTTCAGGAGGGAACTGGATGCTGGTGGACCTTGA
- a CDS encoding ADP-ribosylation factor-like protein, with product MLVDLEKRLIRLKVVYYGVAQSGKTTNLEKLSEREGLSLMKIDTQEEKTLVFDFATKKVKVGDLTLSFALYTVPGQDIYKDIRLTVLRGVDGVVFVVDSQKERLNENINFYSLLKADLLRMGKDPSSVPVVVQYNKLDLPEAMDYREMEKTINIENYPSVCASAIKGEGVLETFKILEDYLISRVERMLL from the coding sequence ATGCTGGTGGACCTTGAAAAGAGACTGATAAGACTCAAAGTAGTATACTACGGGGTGGCACAGTCCGGTAAGACCACAAACCTTGAAAAGCTTTCAGAAAGAGAGGGACTTAGCCTTATGAAGATAGATACGCAGGAGGAGAAGACACTTGTCTTTGATTTTGCCACAAAGAAGGTAAAGGTTGGAGACCTAACCCTTTCCTTTGCCCTCTATACAGTCCCGGGTCAGGATATATACAAGGATATAAGGCTGACAGTTCTGAGGGGCGTTGATGGAGTGGTGTTCGTGGTGGACTCCCAGAAGGAAAGGCTCAATGAGAACATAAACTTCTACAGCCTGCTGAAGGCAGACCTTCTCCGTATGGGTAAGGACCCTTCAAGTGTCCCCGTAGTAGTCCAGTATAACAAGCTTGACCTGCCAGAAGCCATGGACTACAGGGAAATGGAGAAGACGATAAACATAGAAAACTATCCATCTGTCTGTGCAAGTGCCATAAAGGGAGAAGGAGTGTTGGAAACCTTCAAGATTCTTGAAGATTATCTCATATCAAGGGTAGAAAGGATGCTCCTATGA
- a CDS encoding response regulator transcription factor, with protein MRVLLVEDDQHIGTMLVEGLSHEGFYVDWVKDGYSAINSILEKDYDLVLLDIMLPKMDGLRVCKRIREIRDIPIIMLTAKGQLEDKVEGLSAGADDYITKPFSFKELLARIGAVLRRYRREGPDLLKVGELELRLKSFEVYYRGEKIPTTQREFRLLKLLAERADRAVSREEIYSKIWGYSYGEGSNVVDVYIKNIRNKLKDREHRLIRTVRGYGYMLTSEDVSKA; from the coding sequence ATGAGGGTTCTGCTTGTTGAGGATGACCAGCATATTGGCACCATGCTTGTGGAGGGCTTGAGCCACGAAGGGTTTTATGTGGACTGGGTAAAGGACGGCTATTCGGCCATAAACAGCATACTTGAAAAGGACTACGACCTGGTGCTTCTTGACATCATGCTTCCAAAGATGGATGGGCTCAGAGTATGCAAAAGGATAAGGGAAATAAGAGATATTCCCATAATAATGCTGACGGCAAAGGGTCAGCTTGAGGATAAGGTGGAGGGACTTTCCGCAGGTGCGGATGACTACATAACAAAGCCCTTTTCCTTCAAGGAGCTTCTGGCAAGAATCGGTGCAGTTCTCAGAAGGTATAGAAGAGAGGGGCCTGACCTTTTAAAGGTGGGTGAGCTGGAGCTAAGGCTAAAATCCTTTGAGGTCTACTACAGAGGGGAGAAAATACCTACCACCCAGAGGGAGTTCAGGCTTCTAAAGCTTCTTGCGGAAAGAGCAGACAGGGCGGTAAGCAGGGAGGAGATATATTCAAAAATCTGGGGCTACTCCTACGGAGAGGGGTCAAACGTAGTGGATGTTTACATAAAAAACATAAGGAACAAGCTAAAGGACAGGGAACACAGACTCATAAGGACGGTGAGGGGATACGGCTACATGCTTACCTCAGAGGATGTCAGTAAGGCTTAA
- a CDS encoding HAMP domain-containing sensor histidine kinase, with product MSVRLKALLLFFSLYLGSVVLLSFFSLMVVRSTLYRYILHYMEYQINPLIEFYRNYYKNPDYYAKLLSEDVVSREIASLLVDKKGRVVNIEGFLEGEVPEVDRREIEDMLGSKRGIGKGYAFIVKKVGDYHLILLGKLDSIREVEKRILLFTTVLLLMVSLPASLLAVYFINRLLKPLSYLTEVSRRLSRGELELEIKRSNRRDEFGLLEEAYASMVERLKNIILWQREFIRNIAHALKTPLTYIKGQAELLQMGAYKEEELREVYRNIQLQSEKMAKLITQLTTIMRLESQVPLRVEEVSVNQLFAELEEEYEFIKTERNFRVEYLDEDRVLHVDKEYFKMALRNLIENAYRYTKEGGSIRLYFSEGCVVVEDKGMGMEHPERAGELFYREATDREGSGLGLSIVKLIAQRSGMDMRVESKKGVGTRVSLCYNFKL from the coding sequence ATGTCAGTAAGGCTTAAGGCTCTACTACTTTTCTTCAGCCTCTACCTTGGAAGCGTTGTCCTGCTTTCCTTTTTCAGCCTTATGGTGGTGAGGTCAACCCTCTACAGATACATACTTCACTACATGGAGTATCAGATAAACCCCCTTATAGAGTTTTACAGAAACTACTACAAAAACCCAGATTACTACGCAAAGCTTCTTTCTGAGGATGTGGTCTCAAGGGAGATAGCCAGCCTTCTTGTGGATAAGAAGGGTAGAGTGGTAAACATAGAGGGTTTCCTTGAAGGTGAAGTGCCAGAGGTGGACAGAAGAGAGATAGAGGACATGTTAGGGTCAAAAAGAGGGATAGGAAAGGGCTACGCCTTTATAGTAAAGAAGGTTGGGGATTACCACCTAATCCTTCTTGGAAAGCTGGACAGTATAAGGGAAGTGGAAAAGCGTATCCTCCTTTTTACCACAGTGCTACTTCTCATGGTTTCCTTGCCTGCCTCCCTCCTTGCCGTTTATTTTATAAACAGGCTTCTGAAGCCTCTGTCTTATCTTACGGAGGTCTCAAGACGCCTCTCAAGAGGAGAGCTGGAACTGGAGATAAAAAGAAGCAACAGGAGGGACGAATTTGGTCTGCTTGAGGAAGCCTATGCCAGCATGGTGGAGAGGCTAAAAAACATAATTCTCTGGCAGAGGGAGTTCATAAGAAACATTGCCCATGCCCTAAAAACACCTCTTACCTACATAAAGGGACAGGCAGAGCTGTTGCAGATGGGTGCATACAAAGAGGAAGAGCTCAGAGAAGTATACCGCAATATACAGCTCCAGTCTGAAAAGATGGCAAAGCTCATAACACAGCTCACCACCATAATGAGGCTTGAGTCTCAGGTTCCGCTCAGGGTAGAAGAGGTCAGCGTAAACCAGCTCTTTGCAGAGCTTGAGGAGGAGTATGAGTTTATCAAGACCGAAAGGAACTTCAGAGTAGAATACCTTGATGAGGACAGAGTTCTTCATGTGGATAAGGAATACTTCAAGATGGCCCTCAGAAACCTGATAGAGAACGCATACAGATACACAAAGGAAGGTGGAAGTATAAGGCTTTACTTCAGCGAAGGTTGCGTGGTTGTTGAGGACAAGGGCATGGGCATGGAACATCCCGAAAGGGCGGGAGAGCTTTTCTACAGAGAGGCAACGGACAGAGAGGGTTCAGGGCTGGGGCTTTCCATAGTTAAACTCATCGCTCAGAGGAGCGGCATGGACATGAGGGTGGAGAGCAAGAAGGGGGTTGGCACAAGGGTGAGCCTGTGCTATAATTTTAAATTATGA
- a CDS encoding SCO family protein: MRKLTTFIVLLLTFVFSCKKQHEFYGHIFDQPAYNFELMDQNGKRVKLSDFTGQKKIVLLFFGYTHCPDVCPMALETMAKVMKNLKPEEANRVQVLFISVDPERDTPEVLRSYVPYFNLTFIGLTGTEEEIRKTAKEYKVYYKKVEGESAGGYLVDHTATIYLVTPDMKIKLLYTPAKQEPEKMAEDIRFLLRSS, translated from the coding sequence ATGAGGAAATTAACAACTTTTATAGTTCTTCTGCTCACCTTTGTCTTTTCCTGCAAAAAGCAGCACGAGTTCTACGGCCATATCTTTGACCAGCCTGCTTACAACTTTGAGCTTATGGATCAGAACGGGAAGAGAGTAAAACTTTCGGACTTTACAGGGCAGAAAAAGATAGTCCTACTCTTCTTTGGATATACCCACTGCCCGGATGTATGCCCGATGGCACTTGAAACCATGGCGAAGGTTATGAAAAACCTTAAACCTGAAGAGGCAAATAGAGTTCAGGTTCTCTTCATAAGCGTGGACCCAGAAAGAGATACTCCAGAGGTCCTAAGAAGCTATGTTCCCTACTTTAACCTCACTTTCATAGGGTTAACGGGAACTGAAGAAGAAATCAGAAAGACTGCAAAGGAATACAAGGTCTATTACAAAAAGGTAGAGGGCGAATCTGCTGGTGGATACCTTGTGGACCATACGGCAACCATATACCTCGTTACCCCTGATATGAAGATAAAGCTTCTTTACACACCGGCAAAACAGGAGCCTGAGAAGATGGCGGAGGACATAAGATTCCTGCTGAGGAGCTCATAA
- the rsmG gene encoding 16S rRNA (guanine(527)-N(7))-methyltransferase RsmG — translation MSEGQVESFRIYLKELKRWNRVHNLTAIREDREIVLRHFLDSLTLSLCFEEKGIEVDGLSVCDVGSGAGFPGVPLKIYYGDRIELTLVEAVAKKCSFLEYLKTRLGLEYRVFCREAQKLQESFDLVVCRAFGKLENIMPLLERLSRKYIMVMRGAEPAHGYEHCRIELPDIKSYILFLAKRR, via the coding sequence CTGTCCGAGGGGCAGGTTGAAAGCTTCAGGATTTACCTGAAAGAGCTAAAGAGGTGGAACAGGGTTCATAACCTTACCGCCATAAGAGAAGACAGAGAGATAGTCCTCAGGCACTTTTTGGATTCCCTTACACTGAGCCTGTGCTTTGAAGAGAAAGGCATAGAGGTTGACGGCCTTTCTGTGTGTGATGTGGGCAGTGGTGCCGGCTTTCCAGGAGTTCCACTGAAGATATACTATGGAGACAGAATAGAGCTTACCCTTGTGGAGGCTGTGGCAAAGAAGTGCTCCTTTCTGGAGTATCTGAAGACAAGGCTTGGTCTTGAATACAGAGTGTTCTGCAGGGAGGCTCAGAAACTACAGGAAAGTTTTGACCTTGTTGTATGCAGGGCTTTTGGTAAACTGGAGAATATAATGCCCCTTCTGGAAAGGCTATCCAGGAAATACATTATGGTGATGAGAGGGGCGGAGCCTGCTCATGGGTATGAGCACTGCAGAATAGAGCTTCCAGATATTAAAAGCTATATCCTTTTTCTTGCAAAGAGGAGATAG